The following proteins come from a genomic window of Eubalaena glacialis isolate mEubGla1 chromosome X, mEubGla1.1.hap2.+ XY, whole genome shotgun sequence:
- the ARMCX4 gene encoding armadillo repeat-containing X-linked protein 4, giving the protein MGRVQEVGWVTAGLMIWAGACYCIYRLTKGRAQSVRRLARNGSRVKMETVVGIQNQTLAMCEAMVGTEIETRPKPRTGAETGAGGGAGAEVETKTTATARIKANSQAKAMAEAETETQSEAKTVAGTVVITEAVILTEAKASEVAMKEAVTQTDSESGRLVKKEAVTQTKAKAWALGARAETKKEAMTQTKAETRILAEKETEMNRVMVTQNEALAVIREVAKMGTINKIGNVAETKLRALEETVSVAKTQSEARSGTSVEAKGNHNTKSKAEAGADMKSCALSQAVAKIQVDDMLGTGVEAKGNCKTVSQAGSVADMRASAQPQIVAKAQTEAVPRATVDAGVNTNAMCEAGVGAGTSASIQSQTVTKKQAETMSGARVDDRGNNNVTSRAMTGADTRAAAQPQAVASAQAEATPDARGKGRGNSNAVSKVGVGTDTESYTQPQPKANVQADALPDDRIKAQGNANTKPKEEAGTDTKAQSQTSTKSQVEALPSTRGKARGKAKGKCKAGVGADMKTCAQPQAGVKAQADVFPDSRIDGRGDPDTISGAGAKAELRACAQPQEMASSQGEALPGAKKKVQDNPNAVSKSGAGPRAKSSAQPQAMANTQGEALPGVKKKVQDNPNAVSKAGTGPDTKGSAQPETDTTSPAQPQAVANSQGEALCGTKNKVRGNPNALCKAGTGPDTKNSAQPQAVANSQGETLPGVKIKVRGNPNAVSKVGAGPGTKGSAQPQTDTTGSAQPQAVANSWGEALPATKNKVWGNPNAVSKAGSGPDTTCSAQPQTDTTNTVQPQAVANSQGEVLPGAKNKVRGNPNDVSKAEAGADTVGSVQPQAESNSQGEALPGARNKVRGNPNAVSKVGSGPDTKGSAQPQAAANSQGETLYGTKNKVRGNPNAVSKVGSKTDTKGSAQPQAAATSLGEALCGTKNKVRGNPSAVSKAGAGPDTADSAQPQTDTTGSTQPQAVASSQGDALLGARSKVKGNPNAVSKAGTGPGTTGSAPPQAVANSQGEALLGARSKVRGNRVAESKVEAGACTMGSGQRQSVAHSQSKTSSGAKDKAMRKSEAEATGDVSVKPKAKATPTSESEGEAGTQACKKSQPKVHDYYWNGIGVEDWIASERWIKFRFQARDGYWENSMSWADDENEANVESWSAARGENEVGIQSWAGAGDQASGGLWAGSHASEQSWAAGQASGGYWVEAGDKAVGGSWTVAENQASGASWAGTGNQAVVVPWTGAQASESSWAGGQASGVSWTGGEAIGVSWTVVENQANGASWAGAEAQASGRSQDGAGIQANGGSWAQATAGNVVNIGYWAVAVDQATGGSWILTSDLSGGASWVGTSDLSGGGSKPRLEDQTNENVSWAGAGLGPENQSSGRAWADTADQASGGSGLGLVDQSSGGSWVTAGEQPNRGSRPGFADQSSVGSWAGAGNQASEGFLVGAVDQASGGSWTGTGDQSGGGSKPGFKDQVSEEGSLAGAGNQAGGGTRSGPEDQSSGGSWADSGDQASGGFLVGAVDQANEGSWVGPGHQAGGEAKPRYEDQAKSGRVSWADSGGQASGGSTLGPRDQSVGDSWAGIGDQASGGSRPVLKDQSTGWFYACSGSQANTGGSWGGASGQAIGGPGLGPMNQSSGGSWADTGSQVSGGSWAGAGDQAGSCSKPGFEDQASGGAFWSGAQDQAIGGSSPGLADQPRGGSWVGTGSQASGRSWIVAGDQAGSCSKAGFEDQASGGGSWAGTGDQACGKSWAGSKPGNEASRGSSLGPEEQASGGSWARPGDQTSRRSQVSAGTEANEGSWFGAGSEASTGSWFWRGEEAGIVSSPGDKNEASIESSSVVREEAVISSRFGAENKNSIGSWIRSDEAACMDSCVGAEAGAGVGAEVRQESWLWDGDAATTGSRLGVGEEAGMGSWTLAGDVDEDELSRASSPDIEEISLRSLFWAESENNNAFRSKREKDVNFECRAGDKASTKDKLEAAGGVDVKSCFWDGNENRSEDKSAPKTKAKKSAESRVTYPSMVPGAGMGSWAGAMIWTEMKFPYQNESCFPPEDELRKQIRSGEKTQPWACRCRRETNMDPRELEKLICMIEMTEDPSIHEIANNALYNSRDYPFSHEVIRNAGRISIIEGLLNNPYPSVRQKALNALNNISVAAENHRKVKTYLNQVCEDTITYPLNSNVQLAGLRLIKHLTIISEYQHMVTNYISEFLRLLTVGSGETKDHILGMLLNFSKNPSMTKDLLIANAPASLINIFSKKETKENILNALSLFENINYHFKRRAKVFTQDKFSKNSLYFIFQRPKACAKKLRVLAAEYNDPEVKERVELLLSKL; this is encoded by the coding sequence ATGGGTCGTGTTCAGGAAGTGGGCTGGGTGACCGCAGGACTGATGATCTGGGCTGGTGCTTGCTACTGCATTTACAGATTAACCAAGGGAAGAGCCCAGAGTGTGAGGAGACTTGCCAGAAATGGGTCCAGAGTCAAGATGGAGACTGTGGTTGGGATACAGAACCAGACCTTGGCGATGTGTGAAGCCATGGTTGGGACAGAGATTGAGACTAGACCCAAGCCCAGGACTGGAGCAGAAACTGgagcaggaggtggggctggggctgaAGTAGAGACTAAGACCACTGCTACAGCCAGAATCAAAGCCAACTCTCAAGCCAAGGCAATGgctgaggcagagacagagacccAATCTGAGGCCAAAACAGTGGCTGGAACAGTGGTCATAACAGAGGCTGTGATTCTGACTGAGGCCAAAGCCAGTGAAGTGGCCATGAAAGAAGCAGTGACCCAAACTGACTCTGAGTCTGGGAGACTAGTCAAGAAAGAGGCAGTGACCCAGACCAAGGCTAAAGCTTGGGCACTTGGTGCTAGGGCAGAGACCAAGAAAGAAGCAATGACCCAGACCAAAGCAGAAACTCGTATATTGGctgaaaaagagacagaaatgaaCAGAGTGATGGTGACACAGAATGAGGCCTTGGCAGTAATCAGGGAAGTGGCCAAGATGGGTACCATAAACAAGATTGGAAATGTGGCTGAGACCAAGTTGAGAGCCCTGGAAGAGACTGTGAGTGTGGCCAAGACTCAGTCTGAGGCCAGGTCTGGTACCTCAGTTGAGGCTAAGGGAAATCATAACACCAAGTCCAAGGCAGAAGCTGGAGCAGACATGAAGTCCTGTGCACTGTCTCAGGCTGTGGCCAAGATCCAGGTTGACGACATGCTTGGTACTGGGGTTGAGGCCAAGGGGAATTGCAAAACCGTGTCTCAGGCAGGGTCTGTGGCAGATATGAGGGCTTCTGCTCAGCCTCAGATTGTAGCCAAGGCCCAGACTGAGGCCGTGCCTAGGGCAACGGTTGATGCTGGGGTTAATACCAATGCCATGtgtgaggcaggggtgggggcaggtacAAGTGCTTCTATACAATCTCAGACTGTGACCAAGAAACAGGCTGAGACAATGTCTGGTGCCAGGGTTGATGATAGGGGAAATAACAATGTCACATCTAGGGCAATGACTGGAGCTGACACGAGGGCTGCCGCTCAGCCTCAAGCCGTAGCCAGTGCTCAGGCTGAGGCTACGCCTGATGCCAGGGGTAAGGGTAGAGGCAATTCCAATGCCGTATCTAAGGTGGGGGTTGGGACAGACACTGAGTCCTATACACAGCCTCAGCCTAAGGCCAATGTCCAGGCTGATGCCTTGCCTGATGACAGGATTAAGGCTCAGGGCAATGCCAACACCAAGCCTAAAGAAGAGGCTGGGACAGACACAAAGGCACAGTCTCAGACTTCCACTAAGAGCCAGGTTGAGGCTCTACCTAGTACTAGAGGTAAAGCTAGGGGCAAAGCCAAAGGCAAGTGTAAGGCAGGGGTCGGAGCAGACATGAAAACCTGTGCACAGCCTCAAGCTGGGGTCAAGGCCCAAGCTGATGTTTTCCCTGATTCCAGGATTGATGGCAGGGGTGATCCTGATACCATTTCTGGGGCAGGGGCTAAGGCAGAACTGAGGGCCTGTGCTCAGCCTCAGGAAATGGCCAGTTCCCAGGGCGAGGCCTTGCCTGGTGCCAAGAAGAAGGTCCAGGACAATCCCAATGCTGTGTCTAAGTCAGGGGCTGGGCCACGTGCAAAGAGCTCTGCACAGCCCCAGGCTATGGCCAATACCCAGGGGGAAGCCTTGCCTGGTGTCAAGAAGAAGGTCCAGGACAATCCCAATGCTGTGTCTAAGGCAGGTACTGGGCCAGATACAAAGGGCTCTGCCCAGCCTGAAACAGATACAACAAGCCCTGCTCAGCCCCAGGCTGTGGCCAATTCTCAGGGTGAGGCCTTGTGTGGTACTAAGAATAAGGTCCGGGGCAATCCCAATGCTCTGTGTAAAGCAGGGACTGGACCAGATACAAAGAACTCTGCCCAGCCCCAAGCTGTGGCCAATTCCCAAGGTGAGACTTTGCCTGGTGTCAAGATTAAAGTCAGGGGCAATCCCAATGCTGTGTCTAAGGTGGGGGCTGGGCCAGGTACAAAGGGCTCTGCCCAGCCTCAAACAGATACAACAGGCTCTGCTCAGCCCCAGGCTGTGGCCAATTCCTGGGGTGAAGCCTTGCCTGCTACTAAGAATAAGGTCTGGGGCAATCCCAATGCTGTGTCTAAAGCAGGGTCTGGGCCAGATACAACGTGTTCTGCCCAGCCTCAAACAGATACAACAAACACTGTCCAGCCCCAAGCAGTGGCCAATTCTCAGGGTGAGGTCTTGCCTGGTGCCAAGAATAAGGTCAGGGGTAATCCCAATGATGTGTCTAAGGCAGAGGCTGGAGCAGATACAGTGGGCTCTGTTCAGCCCCAAGCTGAGTCTAATTCCCAAGGTGAAGCCTTACCTGGTGCCAGAAATAAGGTCCGGGGCAATCCCAATGCTGTGTCTAAGGTAGGGTCTGGGCCAGATACAAAGGGCTCTGCCCAGCCCCAGGCTGCAGCCAATTCCCAGGGTGAGACCTTATATGGTACTAAGAATAAGGTCCGGGGCAATCCCAATGCTGTGTCTAAGGTAGGGTCTAAGACAGATACGAAGGGCTCTGCTCAGCCCCAGGCTGCAGCCACTTCCCTGGGTGAGGCCTTGTGTGGTACTAAGAATAAGGTCCGGGGCAATCCCAGTGCTGTGTCTAAGGCAGGGGCTGGGCCAGATACAGCAGACTCTGCCCAGCCTCAGACAGATACAACAGGCTCTACTCAGCCCCAGGCTGTGGCCAGTTCCCAGGGTGACGCCTTGCTTGGTGCCAGGAGTAAGGTCAAGGGCAATCCCAATGCTGTGTCTAAAGCAGGGACTGGACCAGGTACAACAGgctctgccccaccccaggctgtGGCCAATTCCCAGGGTGAGGCCTTGCTTGGTGCCAGGAGTAAGGTTAGGGGCAATCGTGTTGCTGAGTCTAAGGTAGAGGCTGGAGCATGTACGATGGGCTCTGGCCAGCGTCAGTCTGTAGCCCATTCCCAGAGTAAGACCTCGTCTGGGGCAAAGGACAAGGCTATGCGTAAGTCTGAGGCAGAAGCCACAGGAGATGTCTCTGTAAAGCCCAAGGCTAAAGCCACGCCCACTTCTGAGAGTGAGGGTGAGGCAGGCACTCAGGCCTGCAAAAAGTCTCAGCCTAAGGTCCATGACTACTACTGGAATGGGATTGGTGTTGAGGACTGGATTGCTTCTGAGCGATGGATCAAATTTAGGTTTCAGGCTAGGGATGGATACTGGGAGAATAGCATGTCCTGGGCTGATGATGAGAATGAAGCCAATGTTGAATCCTGGAGTGCGGCTAGGGGTGAGAATGAGGTTGGTATTCAGTcctgggctggagctggggaCCAGGCCAGTGGAGGGCTCTGGGCTGGGAGTCACGCCAGTGAACAGTCCTGGGCTGCAGGCCAGGCCAGTGGGGGTTACTGGGTAGAGGCTGGGGACAAGGCTGTTGGAGGGTCCTGGACTGTGGCTGAGAACCAGGCCAGTGGGGCTTCTTGGGCTGGCACTGGGAACCAGGCTGTTGTGGTGCCCTGGACTGGAGCTCAGGCCAGTGAGAGCtcctgggctgggggccaggccaGTGGGGTATCCTGGACTGGGGGAGAGGCCATTGGAGTGTCCTGGACTGTGGTTGAGAACCAGGCCAATGGAGCATCCTGGGCTGGGGCTGAGGCACAGGCCAGTGGAAGGTCCCAGGATGGGGCTGGGATTCAGGCTAATGGAGGGTCCTGGGCTCAGGCTACGGCTGGGAATGTGGTTAACATTGGGTACTGGGCTGTGGCTGTGGACCAGGCTACTGGAGGGTCCTGGATTCTGACTAGTGATCTGTCTGGCGGTGCATCCTGGGTTGGGACTAGTGATTTGTCTGGTGGTGGATCCAAGCCTAGACTTGAGGATCAGACCAATGAAAATGTGTCCTGGGCTggagctgggctggggcctgAAAACCAGTCCAGTGGAAGGGCCTGGGCTGACACTGCGGACCAAGCCAGTGGAGGGTCTGGGCTAGGGCTTGTGGATCAGTCCAGTGGTGGGTCCTGGGTTACGGCTGGAGAACAGCCCAATAGAGGGTCTAGGCCTGGGTTTGCAGACCAGTCCAGTGTTGGGTCCTGGGCTGGCGCTGGGAACCAGGCCAGTGAAGGATTCTTGGTGGGGGCCGTGGATCAGGCCAGTGGGGGTTCTTGGACTGGGACTGGTGATCAGTCTGGTGGTGGGTCCAAGCCTGGATTTAAGGATCAGGTCAGTGAAGAAGGGTCTTTGGCTGGGGCTGGTAACCAGGCTGGTGGAGGGACTAGGTCGGGACCTGAGGACCAGTCCAGTGGAGGGTCTTGGGCTGACTCTGGGGACCAAGCCAGTGGAGGTTTCTTGGTTGGGGCTGTGGACCAGGCCAATGAAGGGTCCTGGGTTGGACCTGGGCATCAGGCTGGTGGTGAGGCAAAGCCTAGATACGAGGATCAGGCCAAATCTGGAAGAGTGTCTTGGGCTGACAGTGGGGGCCAGGCTAGTGGAGGGTCTACACTGGGGCCCAGGGACCAGTCCGTTGGAGATTCCTGGGCTGGCATTGGGGACCAGGCCAGTGGAGGATCCAGGCCGGTGCTCAAGGATCAGTCTACTGGATGGTTCTATGCTTGCAGTGGGAGTCAGGCCAATACAGGAGGGTCCTGGGGTGGGGCTAGTGGCCAGGCCATTGGAGGGCCTGGGCTCGGGCCCATGAACCAGTCCAGTGGTGGGTCCTGGGCTGATACTGGGAGTCAGGTCAGTGGAGGGtcttgggctggggctggggatcaGGCTGGTAGCTGTTCCAAACCTGGATTTGAGGATCAGGCCAGTGGAGGAGCGTTCTGGTCTGGTGCTCAGGACCAGGCCATTGGAGGGTCTAGTCCAGGGCTTGCAGACCAGCCCAGGGGTGGGTCCTGGGTTGGCACTGGGAGTCAGGCCAGTGGAAGGTCCTGGATTGTGGCTGGGGATCAAGCTGGTAGCTGTTCCAAAGCTGGGTTTGAGGATCAGGCCAGTGGAGGAGGCTCCTGGGCTGGCACTGGGGATCAGGCTTGTGGAAAATCCTGGGCTGGGTCTAAGCCTGGGAATGAGGCGAGTAGAGGGTCTAGCCTGGGGCCTGAAGAGCAGGCAAGTGGAGGGTCCTGGGCTAGGCCTGGAGACCAGACCAGTAGAAGGTCTCAGGTGAGTGCTGGGACAGAGGCCAATGAAGGATCCTGGTTTGGGGCTGGGAGTGAGGCTAGTACAGGGTCTTGGTTCTGGAGAGGGGAAGAAGCTGGTATTGTGTCTAGTCCTGGAGATAAAAATGAAGCCAGTATTGAATCCAGCTCAGTGGTTAGGGAAGAGGCTGTCATTAGTTCTAGATTTGGGGCTGAGAACAAAAACAGTATTGGGTCCTGGATCAGATCTGATGAGGCTGCCTGTATGGATTCCTGTGtgggggctgaggctggggctggggttggggcTGAGGTCAGGCAGGAGTCTTGGCTCTGGGATGGAGATGCAGCCACTACAGGGTCTAGGCTTGGGGTTGGGGAAGAGGCTGGCATGGGGTCCTGGACTTTGGCTGGGGATGTAGATGAGGATGAGCTAAGTAGGGCATCCAGCCCTGATATTGAGGAGATAAGTTTAAGGTCCTTGTTTTGGGCTGAGAGTGAGAACAATAATGCATTCAGATCTAAGCGTGAGAAAGATGTCAATTTTGAGTGTAGGGCTGGAGATAAGGCCAGCACCAAGGACAAGCTTGAAGCTGCTGGTGGAGTCGATGTAAAGTCTTGTTTCTGGGATGGTAATGAAAACAGAAGTGAGGATAAATCTGCACCTAAGACTAAAGCCAAAAAGTCAGCTGAGTCAAGAGTCACATATCCATCCATGGTCCCTGGGGCAGGAATGGGGTCATGGGCCGGAGCCATGATCTGGACAGAAATGAAATTTCCATACCAAAATGAGTCCTGCTTCCCACCTGAAGATGAGCTCAGAAAGCAGATCAGGTCTGGGGAGAAAACTCAGCCTTGGGCCTGCCGCTGTAGACGTGAAACTAATATGGATCCACGAGAGCTTGAAAAACTCATTTGCATGATTGAGATGACTGAAGATCCTTCTATTCATGAAATAGCCAATAATGCTCTGTATAACAGTCGTGATTACCCATTTTCCCATGAAGTCATTCGTAATGCAGGTAGAATCTCAATTATTGAAGGCTTACTCAATAATCCCTACCCCAGTGTTAGGCAGAAGGCTTTAAATGCACTGAATAACATCTCGGTGGCTGCTGAAAATCATAGGAAGGTTAAAACATACTTAAACCAAGTATGTGAAGACACCATCACCTATCCCTTGAATTCAAATGTGCAGCTGGCTGGATTGAGATTGATAAAGCACCTGACTATTATTAGTGAATATCAGCATATGGTTACAAATTACATTTCAGAATTTCTTCGTTTGTTAACTGTGGGAAGTGGAGAAACTAAAGACCATATTTTGGGAAtgcttttaaatttctctaaaaaTCCATCTATGACAAAAGACTTGCTCATTGCCAATGCACCGGCATCACTGATTAATATCTTTAGcaagaaagagacaaaggaaaatattcttaATGCTCTTTcactatttgaaaatataaattaccattttaaaagaagagcaaaagTATTTACCCAGGACAAGTTCAGTAAAAATTCCCTTTATTTCATATTCCAACGACCTAAAGCATGTGCCAAGAAACTTCGAGTCTTAGCAGCAGAATACAATGACCCTGAGGTGAAAGAAAGAGTTGAGCTATTATTAAGTAAACTCTGA